One genomic segment of Cellulophaga sp. HaHaR_3_176 includes these proteins:
- a CDS encoding electron transfer flavoprotein subunit beta/FixA family protein: MKILVCISNVPDTTSKINFTDGDTKFDTNGVQFVINPNDEFGLTRAMWFKEKQGATVHIATVGSATVEPTMRKALAIGADEGIRINAEPTDGFFVAEQLANIIKEGAYDVVIAGRESIDYNGGMVPGILSSLLDMNFINSCINLEIDGTNATAVREIDGGKEKLSTTLPLIIGGQKGLVEESDLRIPNMRGIMMARQKKLTVVEPIDAVKATQDNKFEKPAAKGVVKLVTSVDELVKLLHNEAKVI, translated from the coding sequence ATGAAAATATTAGTTTGTATAAGTAATGTACCAGATACTACATCTAAAATCAACTTTACAGATGGAGATACAAAGTTTGACACAAATGGTGTGCAATTTGTAATAAACCCTAATGATGAATTTGGTTTAACTAGAGCAATGTGGTTTAAAGAAAAACAAGGAGCCACTGTTCATATAGCTACTGTAGGTAGTGCAACTGTTGAACCTACAATGAGAAAAGCATTAGCTATTGGAGCTGATGAAGGTATAAGAATAAACGCTGAGCCTACTGATGGTTTTTTTGTTGCCGAGCAACTTGCCAATATAATTAAAGAAGGAGCTTATGACGTTGTAATTGCTGGTAGAGAATCTATCGATTATAATGGAGGAATGGTGCCTGGCATACTTTCTAGCCTTTTAGATATGAATTTTATAAACAGCTGTATCAATTTAGAGATTGATGGAACTAATGCAACGGCCGTTCGAGAAATAGATGGAGGTAAAGAAAAACTTTCGACCACACTACCTTTAATAATCGGTGGACAAAAAGGACTTGTTGAAGAAAGTGACTTAAGAATACCTAACATGCGTGGCATAATGATGGCTCGTCAAAAAAAATTAACAGTTGTTGAACCTATCGATGCTGTAAAAGCAACTCAAGACAATAAATTTGAAAAGCCTGCTGCAAAAGGAGTCGTTAAATTGGTAACTTCTGTTGATGAGCTAGTTAAATTATTACATAATGAAGCTAAAGTCATTTAA
- a CDS encoding NupC/NupG family nucleoside CNT transporter, whose protein sequence is MKNSFWFVIIVSLFALPVFAQDANTLDTIANSVNTISISDLNQTTNGIKPNEGFSLNSFFRGILGMFVLILVAFIFSANRKAINWKTVGIGLGLQLIIAIGVLKIEFIAVVFDSVGKVFVSILEFTTKGSKFLFEGLVTDMDKFGFIFAFQVLPTIIFFSALTSVLFYLGIIQKVVKALAWLLTKTLGISGAESLSVAGNIFLGQTEAPLLIKAYLEKMNKSEILLVMVGGMATVAGAVLAAYIGFLGGNDPILRLEFAKHLLAASVMAAPGAIVISKILYPQTEAVDTDVNVSQDKIGANILDAIANGTTEGLKLAVNVGAMLLVFVALIAMINGILGGAASFDGLTVESLNISWHFTPLNEVIANNTQYDSLSLEFLLGYTFAPLMWLIGVAKEDIMLMGQLLGVKLAASEFIGYKQLAELKDVASGTHFTYNKSILMATYMLCGFANFASIGIQIGGIGSLAPSQRKTLSELGLKAVLGGSIASLLSATIAGMILG, encoded by the coding sequence ATGAAAAACAGCTTCTGGTTTGTTATTATTGTAAGCCTTTTTGCTCTACCAGTATTTGCTCAAGATGCTAATACATTAGATACCATAGCTAATTCTGTAAACACAATTAGCATTAGCGATTTAAATCAAACCACTAATGGTATAAAACCTAACGAAGGTTTTAGTCTCAATAGCTTTTTTAGAGGAATTCTAGGAATGTTTGTTTTGATATTAGTAGCTTTTATTTTTAGCGCAAACCGAAAAGCAATTAACTGGAAAACTGTAGGTATCGGTCTAGGTTTACAACTAATTATCGCTATTGGTGTATTAAAAATTGAATTTATAGCTGTGGTTTTTGACAGTGTAGGTAAAGTTTTTGTTAGCATCCTTGAATTTACAACTAAAGGAAGTAAGTTTTTATTTGAAGGATTAGTAACTGATATGGACAAATTCGGTTTCATATTCGCTTTTCAAGTATTACCTACTATCATATTTTTCTCCGCTTTAACTTCCGTTTTATTCTATTTAGGCATCATACAAAAAGTAGTAAAAGCATTAGCTTGGCTACTAACAAAAACACTTGGCATTTCTGGAGCAGAGAGCTTATCAGTTGCTGGTAATATCTTTTTAGGCCAAACTGAAGCACCTTTGTTGATTAAGGCATATTTAGAAAAAATGAATAAGTCTGAAATACTATTAGTGATGGTTGGCGGAATGGCAACTGTAGCTGGTGCGGTCTTAGCTGCATACATAGGATTTTTAGGTGGTAACGACCCTATATTAAGACTTGAATTTGCAAAACACCTATTAGCTGCCTCAGTTATGGCTGCTCCTGGAGCAATTGTTATCTCTAAAATACTATACCCGCAAACTGAAGCTGTAGATACCGATGTAAATGTATCTCAAGATAAAATTGGAGCAAATATATTAGATGCTATTGCAAATGGTACAACAGAAGGTTTAAAACTAGCCGTAAATGTTGGCGCTATGCTTTTGGTTTTTGTTGCTCTTATAGCAATGATTAATGGTATTTTAGGTGGAGCTGCAAGCTTTGATGGACTTACTGTAGAATCTTTAAATATTTCATGGCATTTTACACCATTAAATGAAGTAATTGCAAACAACACTCAATATGATAGTTTATCATTAGAGTTTCTTTTAGGATATACTTTTGCCCCATTAATGTGGTTAATTGGTGTAGCTAAGGAAGACATTATGCTTATGGGACAATTGTTAGGTGTAAAATTAGCTGCAAGTGAATTTATCGGTTACAAACAATTAGCAGAACTTAAAGATGTTGCTTCAGGCACACATTTTACCTACAATAAATCAATTTTAATGGCTACTTACATGCTTTGTGGTTTTGCGAACTTTGCTTCAATAGGTATACAAATTGGAGGTATTGGATCTTTAGCCCCTAGCCAAAGAAAAACATTATCAGAACTTGGCCTAAAAGCTGTTTTAGGAGGCTCTATTGCCTCTTTACTATCAGCTACAATTGCCGGAATGATACTTGGATAA
- a CDS encoding pyruvate dehydrogenase complex E1 component subunit beta, which produces MKTIQFREAICEAMSEEMRKDDSIYLMGEEVAEYNGAYKASKGMLDEFGAERVIDTPISELGFAGIGVGSAMNGNRPIIEFMTFNFALVGIDQIINNAAKIRQMSGGQFNCPIVFRGPTGSAGQLGATHSQAFESWFANCPGLKVIVPSNPADAKGLLKAAIRDNDPVIFMESEQMYGDKGEVPEGDYIIPIGVADVKRVGTDVTIVSFGKIIKEAYKAADILEKEGISCEIIDLRTVKPLDYEAILTSVKKTNRMVILEEAWPYGNVASEIIYHVQSNAFDFLDAPIEKINTADTPAPYSPVLLAEWLPNFEDVIKSVKKVMYK; this is translated from the coding sequence ATGAAAACAATACAATTTAGGGAAGCCATTTGTGAGGCAATGTCCGAAGAAATGAGAAAAGACGATTCTATCTATTTAATGGGTGAAGAAGTCGCAGAATACAATGGAGCATATAAAGCTTCAAAAGGAATGTTAGATGAATTTGGTGCAGAAAGAGTTATTGATACTCCTATTTCTGAACTTGGTTTTGCTGGTATCGGAGTTGGTTCTGCTATGAATGGTAATAGACCAATTATTGAGTTTATGACCTTCAACTTTGCTTTAGTAGGTATAGATCAAATAATAAATAACGCGGCGAAAATCCGTCAAATGTCAGGTGGTCAGTTCAATTGTCCAATTGTATTTAGAGGTCCAACAGGTTCTGCAGGTCAATTAGGAGCAACACATTCACAAGCTTTTGAAAGCTGGTTTGCAAACTGTCCAGGTCTAAAAGTGATTGTACCATCAAACCCAGCAGACGCAAAAGGTTTATTAAAAGCAGCTATTAGAGATAATGATCCTGTTATTTTTATGGAATCTGAGCAAATGTATGGTGATAAAGGTGAGGTTCCAGAAGGAGATTATATTATTCCTATTGGTGTTGCTGATGTTAAAAGAGTAGGTACAGATGTAACTATCGTGTCTTTCGGAAAAATTATCAAAGAAGCTTATAAAGCTGCTGATATATTAGAGAAAGAAGGTATTAGTTGTGAAATTATCGACTTACGTACTGTAAAGCCTTTAGATTATGAAGCTATTTTAACTTCAGTTAAAAAAACAAATAGAATGGTGATTTTAGAAGAAGCATGGCCCTATGGTAATGTTGCATCTGAAATAATATACCATGTTCAATCAAATGCATTTGACTTTTTAGATGCACCAATTGAAAAAATAAATACAGCAGATACTCCAGCACCATACTCTCCAGTATTATTGGCAGAATGGTTGCCTA
- a CDS encoding electron transfer flavoprotein subunit alpha/FixB family protein — translation MSVLVYTESENGKFKKNAFEVASYAAEVAKQLGTTATAIAINASNNESLGDYGISKVLNITTDNLATFNAKAYASSIQQAAEKEGAKVIILSSSTDTKYLAPLLAGKLKAGYVPNVVAAPESTNPFVAKRTAFSNKGFAFSEITTDVKVIGVSNNSFGIVENKVAASVEDFSPNVSDADFSVKSIEIDKVVGKATIADADIVVSGGRGLKGPENWGMIEELADVLGAATACSKPVSDLGWRPHGEHVGQTGKPVASNLYIAIGISGAIQHLAGVSSSKVKVVINTDAEAPFFKAADYGIVGDAFEVVPSLIEKLKEFKAQNA, via the coding sequence ATGTCAGTCTTAGTATATACAGAATCTGAAAACGGGAAATTTAAAAAAAATGCTTTTGAAGTAGCTTCTTATGCTGCTGAAGTTGCCAAGCAATTAGGAACAACAGCAACTGCTATAGCAATTAATGCGTCTAATAATGAAAGCTTAGGAGATTATGGAATTTCAAAAGTATTAAATATAACTACCGATAACTTAGCAACTTTTAATGCCAAAGCATACGCAAGCAGCATTCAACAAGCTGCAGAAAAAGAAGGTGCTAAAGTAATTATCTTAAGCTCAAGCACAGATACAAAATATTTAGCTCCTTTATTAGCTGGAAAATTAAAAGCAGGTTATGTGCCTAATGTCGTAGCTGCTCCAGAAAGCACAAACCCATTTGTAGCAAAAAGAACTGCTTTTAGTAATAAAGGTTTTGCTTTTTCTGAAATAACAACAGATGTAAAGGTTATAGGCGTTTCAAACAATTCTTTCGGTATTGTTGAAAATAAAGTTGCCGCTAGCGTTGAAGATTTTTCTCCAAATGTTAGTGATGCAGATTTTTCAGTAAAATCGATTGAAATAGACAAAGTAGTAGGAAAAGCTACTATAGCAGACGCAGACATCGTTGTTTCTGGCGGAAGAGGTTTAAAAGGTCCTGAAAACTGGGGAATGATTGAAGAATTAGCAGATGTATTAGGAGCAGCAACTGCTTGCTCTAAACCTGTCTCTGATTTAGGTTGGAGACCTCATGGCGAACATGTTGGGCAAACAGGAAAGCCCGTAGCTAGTAATTTATATATAGCAATTGGAATTTCTGGAGCCATTCAGCATTTAGCCGGTGTTAGCTCATCAAAAGTAAAAGTAGTTATCAATACTGATGCCGAAGCTCCGTTTTTTAAAGCTGCAGATTACGGTATAGTTGGTGATGCTTTCGAGGTTGTACCAAGCCTAATCGAAAAATTAAAAGAATTTAAAGCCCAAAACGCTTAA
- a CDS encoding thymidylate synthase, producing MKQYHDLLKHVLETGNQKGDRTGTGTKSVFGYQMRFDLSEGFPMVTTKKLHLKSIVYELLWFLKGDTNIKYLQENGVRIWNEWADENGDLGPVYGHQWRNWNSDDIDQIKEVIHSLKNNPNSRRMIVSAWNPSVLPDTSKSFSENVANGKAALPPCHAFFQFYVSDGKLSCQLYQRSADIFLGVPFNIASYALFTMMMAQVCGYEAGEFIHTFGDAHIYNNHMEQVELQLSREPKPLPKMTLNPDIKDILDFKFEDFTLSGYEPHPHIKGIVAI from the coding sequence ATGAAACAATATCACGATTTATTAAAACACGTATTAGAAACAGGCAACCAAAAAGGCGACCGTACCGGTACCGGAACTAAAAGTGTTTTTGGTTATCAAATGCGTTTTGACTTAAGTGAAGGTTTCCCTATGGTAACCACTAAAAAATTACATTTAAAATCTATTGTTTACGAACTTTTATGGTTTTTAAAAGGAGATACTAATATAAAATATCTTCAAGAAAATGGTGTTCGAATCTGGAATGAATGGGCTGATGAAAATGGTGACTTGGGGCCTGTTTATGGACATCAATGGCGTAACTGGAATAGTGATGATATAGACCAAATTAAAGAGGTAATTCATTCTTTAAAAAACAATCCTAATAGCAGAAGAATGATTGTATCGGCATGGAACCCTAGTGTTTTACCTGACACCTCTAAATCTTTTTCCGAGAACGTTGCAAATGGAAAAGCCGCATTACCACCTTGTCATGCATTTTTTCAATTTTATGTTTCCGACGGTAAATTATCTTGCCAATTATACCAACGAAGTGCAGATATATTTTTAGGCGTACCTTTTAATATTGCATCATACGCTTTATTTACAATGATGATGGCACAAGTTTGTGGTTATGAAGCAGGTGAATTTATACACACTTTTGGAGATGCTCATATCTACAATAACCATATGGAGCAAGTAGAACTTCAATTAAGTAGAGAACCTAAACCTTTACCTAAAATGACTTTAAATCCTGATATTAAAGATATTTTAGATTTCAAATTTGAAGATTTTACGCTGAGTGGTTACGAACCACACCCCCATATTAAAGGAATAGTAGCAATCTAA
- a CDS encoding bifunctional nuclease family protein has product MSLVRLKIKGISYSQTQNGAYALILNEVEGDRKLPIVIGAFEAQSIAIALEKEIKPPRPLTHDLFKNFADRFDIIVKQVIIHKLVDGVFYSSIICERDKIEEIIDARTSDAIALALRFNAPIFTYKTILDKAGIFLKFSSKDKENESLDDSIMVNEILQEGETVEISGSASDGYSELTIEELYKELDSAVTNENYEKAAKLRDEISKRQ; this is encoded by the coding sequence ATGAGCTTAGTTAGATTAAAAATTAAAGGTATATCGTATAGCCAAACACAAAATGGTGCATATGCCCTTATATTAAATGAAGTCGAAGGAGACAGAAAACTACCAATAGTAATTGGAGCATTTGAAGCGCAATCTATTGCTATAGCTTTAGAAAAAGAGATTAAACCACCTCGCCCTTTAACTCATGACCTTTTTAAAAATTTTGCTGATCGTTTTGATATTATTGTGAAGCAAGTAATCATACATAAATTAGTTGATGGTGTTTTTTACTCTAGCATAATTTGCGAAAGAGACAAAATAGAAGAAATTATTGATGCAAGAACAAGTGACGCTATAGCACTTGCACTACGCTTTAACGCACCAATTTTCACTTACAAAACTATATTAGACAAAGCAGGCATTTTCTTGAAATTTTCTAGCAAAGACAAAGAAAATGAAAGTTTAGACGACAGTATTATGGTTAATGAAATTCTGCAAGAAGGAGAAACTGTAGAAATTTCTGGTTCTGCTTCTGATGGATACTCTGAATTAACCATCGAAGAGCTTTACAAAGAGTTAGATAGCGCTGTTACCAATGAAAACTATGAAAAGGCTGCCAAACTAAGAGATGAAATCTCTAAACGCCAATAA
- a CDS encoding isoamylase early set domain-containing protein, producing MAITKQFLKSKPVCKVTFTVPAENAGKVFVVGDFNDWNPKNGSLRKLKNGTFKGTIDLPKEQSYEFKYLIDDIYVNEPEADGLKWNDYAGAENSILAL from the coding sequence ATGGCTATTACAAAACAATTTTTAAAAAGTAAGCCGGTTTGTAAGGTTACTTTTACAGTACCAGCAGAGAATGCAGGAAAAGTTTTTGTTGTTGGTGACTTTAACGATTGGAATCCAAAAAATGGATCTTTAAGAAAATTAAAGAATGGTACTTTTAAAGGTACTATTGATTTGCCTAAGGAGCAATCTTACGAATTTAAATATCTTATTGATGATATTTACGTAAACGAACCTGAAGCTGATGGTTTGAAATGGAATGATTACGCAGGTGCAGAGAATTCGATTTTAGCACTATAG